One genomic segment of Natrononativus amylolyticus includes these proteins:
- a CDS encoding cbb3-type cytochrome c oxidase subunit I codes for MADDFPPMTSVKRWLVTTNHKDVGILYIATALFFLIFGGILALLFRVQLWEAGGTGILSDSAYNQSVTAHGLLMVFWFLSPVASGFANYLVPLQIGAKDLAFPRLNALSYWFYLFSGILIMLSFFQGGTFGGGWTMYAPLNVPTYSPAMEATTGGNATILALILFTISITIGTVNFLVTIHRSRAEGLGLWNIPLFTWSWLLTVWMMLFAFAALLAALLLLATDRILLTQYFATDQGSGLLWAHLFWFFGHPEVYIVFFPALGIMFETFQTFTGRRLVGRKWVIIAMVLVAVQSFLVWMHHMFLTTINLEIKTLMMATTIGISLPFDLMVFALIYTMVKGRVRFTTPFLFSLGALVLFILGGITGVFLGAVVLDYEFRGTYWVVAHFHYVMVSGVTALIAGLYYWWPKITGKMYDEFLGKLNFAVYFIGFNLLYFPMFLAWETPRRVFHYGEGMEIYHQLATIGAFVLGASFLILFYTLGKSLVSGPDAPDNPWEFSRTAEWAVPSPPPLENWDDRPSYASGRLEFVDDTAGEAATDGGVPATQTARGELATKHESHAEEEHPDHASIWPLGIGIGTFVLFLGLSGLTPYIADFAAATGQIDPSTPEPNIAYPIITALGLVILAYVLFEFGRESFHAPEMAIAERWPFEGVGNTKFGVWVFLASDVVVFGAFIGAYLFMRIHAGWDTWSPVPPEAWPGLLNTYILLTSSFTVILALVMAERQNKKGLLATMSATLLLGLSFLGVKAWEWSDKFAHGEYWFSGLEYSLYYVTTGLHGLHVVLGLLVAIFMIFRIITIDAYMEDSRPVEFFGLYWHFVDIVWVFLFPLFYLM; via the coding sequence ATGGCTGACGACTTCCCCCCGATGACGTCGGTCAAGCGGTGGCTCGTTACGACCAACCACAAGGACGTCGGGATCCTCTATATAGCAACGGCGCTGTTCTTCCTCATTTTCGGCGGGATCCTCGCGCTCCTGTTCCGCGTCCAGCTCTGGGAAGCCGGCGGGACAGGGATTCTCAGCGACAGCGCGTACAACCAGTCCGTCACGGCACACGGCCTGTTGATGGTGTTCTGGTTCCTGTCGCCGGTTGCATCCGGGTTCGCGAACTACCTCGTTCCGCTTCAGATCGGAGCGAAGGACCTGGCGTTCCCACGCCTGAACGCCCTGAGCTACTGGTTCTACCTGTTCTCGGGTATCCTCATTATGCTCTCGTTCTTCCAGGGCGGAACCTTCGGCGGCGGCTGGACGATGTACGCGCCACTCAACGTGCCGACGTACTCGCCCGCGATGGAGGCGACGACGGGCGGCAACGCGACGATCCTCGCGTTGATCCTATTTACGATCTCGATCACCATCGGGACGGTGAACTTCCTCGTGACCATCCACCGCTCGCGCGCGGAGGGGCTCGGTCTGTGGAACATTCCGCTGTTCACCTGGTCGTGGCTGCTCACCGTCTGGATGATGCTGTTCGCGTTCGCGGCGCTGCTCGCTGCGCTGCTGTTGCTCGCGACCGACCGGATCCTCCTCACCCAGTACTTCGCAACCGACCAGGGGTCGGGGCTGTTGTGGGCCCACCTGTTCTGGTTCTTCGGCCATCCGGAGGTGTACATCGTCTTCTTCCCCGCGCTGGGGATCATGTTCGAGACGTTCCAGACGTTCACCGGTCGTCGGCTGGTCGGCCGCAAGTGGGTCATCATCGCGATGGTCCTCGTGGCCGTCCAGTCGTTCCTCGTCTGGATGCACCACATGTTCCTGACGACCATCAACCTCGAGATCAAGACGCTGATGATGGCGACGACCATCGGGATCTCACTGCCGTTCGACCTGATGGTCTTCGCGCTGATCTACACGATGGTCAAGGGACGGGTGCGGTTTACGACCCCGTTCCTGTTCAGCCTCGGCGCGCTCGTGTTGTTCATCCTCGGTGGGATTACCGGGGTGTTCCTCGGCGCCGTCGTGCTCGACTACGAGTTCCGCGGCACCTACTGGGTCGTCGCGCACTTCCACTACGTGATGGTCTCGGGGGTCACCGCGCTGATCGCCGGCCTCTACTACTGGTGGCCGAAGATCACCGGGAAGATGTACGACGAGTTCCTCGGAAAGCTCAACTTCGCCGTCTACTTCATCGGGTTCAACCTGCTTTACTTCCCGATGTTCCTCGCCTGGGAAACCCCGCGCCGTGTCTTCCACTACGGCGAAGGAATGGAGATCTACCACCAGCTCGCGACGATCGGCGCGTTCGTCCTCGGGGCGTCGTTCCTGATCCTGTTCTACACGCTCGGGAAGAGTCTGGTCTCCGGCCCCGACGCGCCGGACAACCCATGGGAGTTCTCCCGGACCGCCGAGTGGGCAGTTCCATCGCCCCCGCCGCTCGAGAACTGGGACGACCGCCCGTCGTACGCGAGCGGTCGACTCGAGTTCGTCGACGATACGGCCGGCGAGGCGGCCACCGACGGCGGCGTTCCGGCCACCCAGACCGCTCGCGGCGAGCTCGCGACGAAACACGAGTCACACGCCGAAGAGGAGCACCCGGACCACGCGAGCATCTGGCCGCTCGGCATCGGTATTGGGACGTTCGTCCTGTTCCTCGGGCTCTCGGGGCTGACCCCGTACATCGCGGACTTCGCGGCCGCAACCGGCCAGATCGATCCGTCGACGCCCGAACCGAACATTGCGTATCCGATCATCACCGCCCTCGGGCTAGTGATCCTCGCGTACGTCCTGTTCGAGTTCGGCCGCGAGAGCTTCCACGCCCCCGAGATGGCGATCGCCGAGCGCTGGCCGTTCGAGGGCGTCGGCAACACGAAGTTCGGCGTCTGGGTGTTCCTGGCGTCCGACGTCGTCGTCTTCGGCGCGTTCATCGGCGCGTACCTGTTCATGCGGATTCACGCCGGCTGGGACACCTGGAGTCCGGTGCCGCCCGAGGCCTGGCCCGGCCTGTTGAACACGTACATCCTGCTCACCTCGAGCTTCACGGTCATCCTCGCGCTGGTGATGGCCGAACGCCAGAACAAGAAGGGGCTGCTCGCGACGATGTCCGCGACGCTCCTGCTCGGGCTGTCGTTCCTGGGCGTGAAAGCCTGGGAGTGGAGCGACAAGTTCGCCCACGGAGAGTACTGGTTCAGCGGCCTCGAGTACTCGCTGTACTACGTGACGACGGGGCTCCACGGCCTGCACGTCGTCCTGGGACTGCTCGTCGCCATCTTCATGATCTTCCGGATCATCACGATCGACGCCTACATGGAAGACTCGCGGCCGGTGGAGTTCTTCGGACTCTATTGGCACTTCGTCGACATCGTCTGGGTCTTCCTCTTCCCGCTGTTCTACCTGATGTAG
- a CDS encoding cytochrome C oxidase subunit IV family protein has product MASVRTYTIIYVVLLVLGTSKFIFFTFDDIFTYWMAMGGTLFLALVKSLLIAAYYQHLLHEPRSITYMMLIAVFMVVLLTVAAGFSIQ; this is encoded by the coding sequence ATGGCGAGCGTTCGAACGTACACGATCATCTACGTCGTGTTACTGGTACTGGGGACTAGCAAGTTCATCTTCTTCACGTTCGACGATATCTTCACCTACTGGATGGCGATGGGAGGGACGCTCTTCCTCGCTCTAGTCAAGTCCCTGTTGATCGCGGCGTACTACCAGCACCTGCTCCACGAACCGCGCTCGATCACCTACATGATGCTCATCGCGGTGTTCATGGTGGTCCTGCTCACCGTCGCCGCCGGCTTCTCGATCCAGTAA
- the secY gene encoding preprotein translocase subunit SecY, with product MGWKEAAEPVLTRMPTVRRPEGHVPFKRKLMWTAGILVLYFFLTNIDLLGLQAGGDDLFGEFRAILAGEFGSLLQVGIGPIVTASIVLQLLGGANLLGLDTNDPRDQVLYQGLQKLLVIVMTALTALPMVFAGGFLPAQPSLQLGGLTLDQSGVQMLLFTQIFIGGVLILYMDEVVSKWGVGSGIGLFIIAGVSQRLVSGFLAWSEEGFFYSWYLILTGQSEVGGFTGDGLYALFLGQGQLIALLTTVLIFAIVVYAESVRVEIPLSHARVKGARGRFPVKLIYASVLPMILVRAVQANIQFMGTILASQWENMPDWLGVYVDGQPVSGFFYYTAPIYSPEDWMWWTGAVTQDWWMVMVRISVDLTFMVIGGAIFAIFWVETTNMGPEATAKQIQNSGMQIPGFRQNVGVVEKVMERYIPQVTVIGGALVGLLAVWANMLGTIGAVTGTGLLLAVSITYKLYEEIAEEQMMEMHPMMREMFGKE from the coding sequence ATGGGATGGAAGGAAGCTGCTGAACCGGTCCTTACCCGAATGCCCACCGTACGCAGACCGGAGGGACACGTCCCCTTCAAGCGCAAGCTCATGTGGACGGCGGGTATCCTCGTGCTGTACTTCTTCCTGACGAACATCGACCTGCTCGGCCTCCAGGCCGGGGGTGACGACCTCTTCGGCGAGTTCCGTGCGATCCTCGCCGGCGAGTTCGGCTCGCTCCTGCAGGTCGGAATTGGACCGATCGTCACGGCGAGCATCGTCTTACAGCTCCTTGGGGGGGCGAATCTACTCGGTCTCGACACGAACGATCCTCGAGATCAGGTCCTCTATCAGGGACTCCAGAAGCTGCTCGTCATCGTCATGACGGCGCTGACGGCCCTGCCGATGGTGTTCGCAGGTGGCTTCCTCCCGGCACAGCCTTCGTTACAGCTCGGCGGGCTGACGCTCGATCAGAGCGGCGTACAGATGCTGCTGTTCACCCAGATCTTCATCGGCGGCGTCCTCATCCTGTACATGGACGAGGTCGTCAGCAAGTGGGGTGTCGGCAGCGGGATCGGGCTGTTCATCATCGCCGGCGTGAGCCAGCGCCTCGTCAGCGGATTCCTGGCCTGGAGCGAGGAAGGGTTCTTCTACAGCTGGTATCTCATCCTCACCGGCCAGTCCGAGGTCGGCGGCTTCACCGGCGACGGCCTCTACGCGCTGTTCCTCGGTCAGGGGCAGCTGATCGCCCTGTTGACGACGGTGTTGATCTTCGCCATCGTCGTCTACGCCGAGTCCGTGCGCGTCGAGATCCCGCTGAGTCACGCCCGCGTCAAGGGTGCTCGCGGTCGCTTCCCCGTGAAGCTCATCTACGCGAGCGTCCTGCCCATGATCCTCGTCCGCGCGGTGCAGGCGAACATCCAGTTCATGGGGACGATTCTCGCCTCCCAGTGGGAGAACATGCCCGACTGGCTCGGCGTGTACGTCGACGGCCAGCCCGTCAGCGGGTTCTTCTACTACACCGCACCGATCTACTCGCCGGAGGACTGGATGTGGTGGACCGGCGCCGTCACGCAAGACTGGTGGATGGTGATGGTCCGGATCAGCGTCGACCTGACGTTCATGGTCATCGGCGGCGCGATCTTCGCGATCTTCTGGGTCGAAACCACCAACATGGGTCCCGAGGCGACCGCAAAGCAGATCCAGAACTCCGGGATGCAGATCCCCGGCTTCCGACAGAACGTCGGCGTCGTCGAGAAGGTCATGGAGCGGTACATCCCGCAGGTGACCGTCATCGGCGGCGCGCTCGTCGGTCTGCTGGCCGTCTGGGCGAACATGCTGGGCACCATCGGCGCCGTCACCGGGACGGGGCTGCTGCTCGCCGTCTCCATTACGTACAAGCTGTACGAGGAGATCGCCGAGGAGCAGATGATGGAGATGCATCCGATGATGCGCGAGATGTTCGGCAAGGAGTAG
- a CDS encoding uL15m family ribosomal protein translates to MTSKKRRQRGSRTHGGGTHKNRRGAGHRGGRGRAGRSKHEFHNYEPKGKHGFKRPQDIREEVAEIDVQKLDEDAILYAAEGLADETGDGYAIDARDVVEDGHEVDVVKVLGSGQVRNSLEVTADAFTEAAAEKLEDAGGDAVLTERGQERADEQDDTEQEQGEE, encoded by the coding sequence ATGACGAGCAAAAAACGACGCCAGCGCGGATCGCGGACACACGGCGGCGGCACCCACAAGAACCGCCGCGGTGCCGGCCACCGGGGTGGCCGCGGGCGCGCCGGGCGCAGCAAACACGAGTTCCACAACTACGAACCGAAGGGCAAACACGGCTTCAAGCGGCCACAGGACATCCGCGAGGAGGTCGCCGAGATCGACGTCCAGAAGCTAGACGAGGACGCGATCCTCTACGCCGCCGAGGGTCTCGCCGACGAGACCGGCGACGGCTACGCGATCGACGCGCGCGACGTCGTCGAGGACGGCCACGAGGTCGACGTCGTGAAGGTCCTCGGAAGCGGCCAGGTCCGCAACAGCCTCGAGGTCACCGCCGACGCCTTCACCGAGGCGGCCGCGGAGAAACTCGAGGACGCCGGTGGCGACGCGGTGCTCACCGAGCGCGGCCAGGAGCGAGCCGACGAGCAAGACGACACCGAACAGGAACAGGGCGAGGAGTAA
- a CDS encoding 50S ribosomal protein L30, whose product MKAVVQLRGEVNRQGGVNDTLSMLNIHKVNHATLVPDSDTYRGMITKVNDFVAFGEPSQEVLETLLAKRAEPLEGRQSDVDEEWIAENTEYDGFTSLAEALLAEETTLREQGLSPTLRLHPPRGGHNGIKHAAIEGGQLGKHTTEEINALLESMR is encoded by the coding sequence ATGAAGGCGGTCGTCCAGCTCCGGGGCGAGGTCAACCGTCAGGGTGGCGTCAACGACACGCTGTCGATGCTCAACATTCACAAGGTCAACCACGCCACGCTCGTCCCCGACAGCGACACCTACCGCGGGATGATCACCAAGGTCAACGACTTCGTCGCGTTCGGCGAGCCGAGCCAGGAGGTCCTTGAGACGCTGCTGGCGAAGCGGGCGGAGCCCCTCGAGGGCCGCCAGTCGGACGTTGACGAGGAGTGGATCGCGGAGAACACCGAGTACGACGGCTTCACCTCGCTGGCGGAGGCGCTGCTCGCCGAGGAGACGACGCTGCGCGAGCAGGGGCTGTCGCCGACGCTGCGACTCCACCCGCCGCGGGGCGGTCACAACGGCATCAAACACGCCGCCATCGAGGGCGGCCAACTCGGAAAACATACAACGGAGGAAATCAACGCCCTCCTAGAATCGATGCGATAA
- a CDS encoding 30S ribosomal protein S5, translating to MSGNNYNDGWEPVTRLGKMVQEGEIDSMEAALNSGLPLKEPEIVDQLLPGLDDEVLDINMVQRMTDSGRRVKFRCVCAVGNRDGFVGYAEGREDQVGAAIQKAIGIAKLNMIQVPRGSGSWEDRSDRPHSLTHRTKGKAGSVEVELIPAPEGLGLAASDTVHAVLDLAGIENAWTKSHGNTRTTVNLAKATFNALENASQSRRPRGHAADEEAEVAER from the coding sequence ATGAGCGGAAACAACTACAACGACGGGTGGGAGCCCGTTACCCGACTCGGAAAGATGGTCCAGGAGGGCGAAATCGACTCGATGGAGGCCGCCCTCAACTCGGGACTCCCGTTGAAGGAGCCCGAAATCGTCGACCAGCTCCTCCCTGGACTGGACGACGAGGTCCTCGACATCAACATGGTCCAGCGGATGACTGACTCCGGCCGGCGGGTGAAGTTCCGCTGTGTCTGTGCGGTCGGCAACCGCGACGGCTTCGTTGGCTACGCCGAAGGGCGCGAGGACCAGGTCGGCGCAGCCATCCAGAAGGCCATCGGTATCGCCAAGCTGAACATGATCCAGGTTCCCCGCGGCTCCGGCTCGTGGGAGGACCGTTCGGACCGACCCCACTCGCTGACCCACCGAACGAAGGGGAAGGCGGGCTCGGTCGAAGTCGAGCTCATCCCGGCCCCCGAGGGGCTCGGACTCGCCGCGAGCGACACGGTTCACGCCGTCCTCGACCTCGCGGGAATCGAGAACGCCTGGACCAAGAGCCACGGCAACACCCGCACGACGGTGAACCTGGCGAAGGCAACGTTCAACGCGCTCGAGAACGCCTCGCAGTCCCGTCGCCCGCGCGGTCACGCCGCGGACGAAGAAGCCGAGGTGGCTGAACGATGA
- a CDS encoding 50S ribosomal protein L18, with product MATGPRYKVPMRRRREVRTDYHQRLRLLKSGKPRLVARKSNKHTTAQLIAPGPQGDETLASAHSSDLEEYGWEAPTGNISAAYLTGLLAGTRAVEAGIEEAVLDIGLNTATPGNKVFAVQEGAIDAGLEIPHSDSVLADWSRTRGEHIAEYAEQLDEPLYGGDFDATELPEHFDAVREEILE from the coding sequence ATGGCAACAGGACCACGATACAAGGTACCGATGCGGCGTCGCCGTGAGGTCCGGACGGACTACCATCAGAGGTTGCGCCTGCTAAAATCGGGCAAGCCCCGCCTCGTTGCTCGCAAGAGCAACAAGCACACTACGGCGCAGCTGATCGCTCCCGGACCTCAGGGCGACGAAACACTCGCGAGCGCGCACTCGAGCGACCTCGAGGAGTACGGCTGGGAGGCCCCGACGGGCAACATCTCCGCAGCCTACCTCACCGGCCTGCTGGCCGGCACGCGCGCCGTCGAAGCAGGAATCGAGGAGGCGGTGCTCGACATCGGCCTCAACACGGCGACGCCCGGTAACAAGGTGTTTGCGGTGCAGGAGGGCGCGATCGACGCCGGCCTCGAGATTCCCCACAGCGACAGCGTGCTGGCGGACTGGTCGCGCACGCGCGGCGAACACATCGCCGAGTACGCAGAACAGCTCGACGAGCCGCTGTACGGCGGCGACTTCGACGCGACCGAACTCCCGGAGCACTTCGATGCGGTACGAGAGGAGATCCTAGAATGA
- a CDS encoding 50S ribosomal protein L19e → MTDLTAQKRLAADVLDVGQNRVWFDPDAQGDIAQAITRDEIRELVDEGTIRAKDARGNSRGRARERNAKRAYGHRKGPGKRKGTKGARQNSKEEWESKIRAQRRKLRELRDKGELTPTQYRELYRKAGGGEFRSVRYLLNYIDNEYGDD, encoded by the coding sequence ATGACAGACCTGACCGCACAGAAGCGACTGGCGGCCGACGTCTTAGACGTCGGTCAGAACCGCGTCTGGTTCGACCCCGACGCCCAGGGCGACATTGCCCAGGCGATCACCCGCGACGAGATCCGCGAACTCGTCGACGAGGGGACGATCCGCGCGAAAGACGCCCGCGGCAACTCCCGCGGTCGCGCCCGCGAACGCAACGCAAAGCGCGCCTACGGCCACCGCAAGGGACCGGGCAAGCGCAAGGGTACGAAGGGCGCACGCCAGAACTCGAAAGAAGAGTGGGAGAGCAAGATCCGCGCACAGCGCCGGAAGCTCCGCGAACTCCGCGACAAGGGCGAACTCACGCCCACGCAGTACCGCGAACTGTACCGCAAAGCAGGCGGCGGGGAGTTCCGTAGCGTCCGGTATCTGTTGAACTACATCGACAACGAATACGGTGACGACTAA
- a CDS encoding 50S ribosomal protein L32e, which translates to MADDTENADEGPQELEDISGVGASKADALREAGFESIEDIKEASQDDLSEADGIGNALAARIKADVGDLEVTEDTDAEIEDEEVEADAEEPEEDVETELQPRGLTEKTPDLSDDEQRLLTRRKNEGKPQFNRQDYHKKKRTPESWRRPRGGLSKQRRGIKGKGPKVEAGYRTPKSVRGKHPSGFEEVYVENVDDLEGVDGDTQAVRIGSSVGARKRERIEEKCEDAEIRVLNPTYVEVEVDQ; encoded by the coding sequence ATGGCAGACGACACCGAAAACGCTGACGAGGGACCCCAGGAGCTCGAGGACATCAGCGGCGTCGGCGCGAGCAAGGCCGACGCCCTCCGCGAGGCCGGCTTCGAGTCCATCGAGGACATCAAGGAGGCCTCCCAGGACGACCTGTCCGAGGCCGACGGGATCGGCAACGCACTCGCCGCCCGTATCAAAGCCGACGTCGGCGACCTCGAGGTAACCGAGGACACGGACGCCGAGATCGAAGACGAGGAGGTCGAGGCGGACGCCGAGGAGCCGGAAGAAGACGTCGAAACCGAACTGCAGCCCCGCGGGCTGACCGAGAAGACGCCCGACCTCTCCGACGACGAGCAACGACTGCTCACCCGCCGGAAGAACGAGGGGAAACCGCAGTTCAACCGCCAGGATTACCACAAGAAAAAGCGCACGCCCGAATCGTGGCGGCGCCCCCGCGGCGGGCTCTCGAAGCAGCGCCGCGGCATCAAGGGTAAGGGCCCGAAGGTCGAGGCCGGCTACCGAACGCCGAAATCGGTCCGCGGCAAGCACCCGAGCGGCTTCGAGGAAGTGTACGTCGAGAACGTCGACGACCTCGAGGGTGTCGACGGCGACACCCAGGCGGTCCGCATCGGGTCCTCGGTCGGCGCCCGCAAGCGCGAGCGCATCGAGGAGAAGTGCGAGGACGCCGAGATTCGCGTCCTGAACCCGACCTACGTCGAAGTCGAGGTGGACCAATGA
- a CDS encoding 50S ribosomal protein L6, which produces MRVELDIPDDVSAEVDHLDVTIEGPEGSVTRRLWYPNVTVEVDDDTVVIESDTENAKTNATIGTFESHVRNAFHGVTDGWEYEMEVFYSHFPMQVRVEGGEVVIENFLGEKAARRTTIHGDTEVAVDGERLTLSGPNKEHVGQTAADIEQLTKVKGKDTRVFQDGVYITGKPQKGGA; this is translated from the coding sequence ATGCGAGTCGAACTGGACATCCCTGACGACGTATCCGCCGAGGTCGATCATCTCGACGTGACGATCGAGGGTCCGGAAGGCAGCGTCACCCGCCGCCTCTGGTACCCGAACGTCACCGTCGAGGTCGACGACGACACCGTGGTCATCGAAAGCGACACCGAGAACGCGAAAACCAACGCGACGATCGGTACCTTCGAGAGCCACGTCCGAAACGCCTTCCACGGCGTGACCGATGGGTGGGAGTACGAGATGGAAGTCTTCTACTCTCACTTTCCGATGCAGGTCCGCGTGGAGGGCGGCGAGGTCGTCATCGAGAACTTCCTCGGCGAGAAGGCAGCGCGACGAACGACTATCCACGGTGACACCGAGGTTGCCGTCGACGGCGAACGGCTGACGCTCTCCGGCCCGAACAAGGAGCACGTCGGTCAGACCGCCGCCGACATCGAGCAGCTGACGAAGGTGAAAGGCAAGGACACCCGCGTCTTCCAGGACGGTGTCTACATCACCGGGAAACCCCAGAAAGGAGGTGCCTGA
- a CDS encoding 30S ribosomal protein S8, which yields MTGNDPLSNALSGLDNAESVGKLSHTVSPASNEIGSVLEVFYDRGYIDGFEFVDDGKAGEFEVELKGAINKCGPVKPRYSAGAEDFEKWEKRFLPARDFGALVVTTSSGIMSHYEAREQGIGGQVIAYVY from the coding sequence ATGACCGGGAACGATCCACTCAGCAACGCGCTCTCGGGGCTCGACAACGCCGAGAGCGTCGGTAAACTGAGCCACACGGTATCGCCCGCTTCGAACGAGATCGGCAGCGTACTCGAGGTCTTCTACGACCGCGGGTACATCGACGGCTTCGAGTTCGTCGACGACGGTAAAGCCGGTGAGTTCGAGGTCGAACTGAAAGGCGCGATCAACAAGTGCGGCCCCGTCAAGCCCCGCTACTCCGCCGGTGCCGAGGACTTCGAGAAATGGGAGAAGCGATTCCTCCCGGCTCGAGACTTCGGCGCGCTCGTCGTCACGACGAGCAGTGGCATCATGAGCCACTACGAGGCGCGAGAGCAGGGAATCGGCGGCCAGGTGATCGCATACGTCTACTAA
- a CDS encoding 30S ribosomal protein S14, with protein MSESENEQTGEHAEKRTGQMESCQRCGRNQGLVGKYDINLCRQCFREIARDMGFKKYR; from the coding sequence ATGAGTGAAAGCGAGAACGAACAGACGGGCGAGCACGCCGAAAAGCGCACCGGCCAGATGGAGTCCTGCCAGCGATGCGGTCGCAACCAGGGCCTGGTCGGCAAGTACGACATCAACCTCTGTCGGCAGTGCTTCCGCGAGATCGCCCGCGACATGGGATTCAAGAAGTACCGATAA
- a CDS encoding 50S ribosomal protein L5 has product MSEAEADFHEMREPRVEKVVVHMGVGRGGRDLGRAEDIIEAVTDQQSVRTLAKKTEPEFGIRQGEPIGTKVTLRGREAHEFLETALPLAELSATQFDDTGNFSFGVEEHTEFPSQEYDPNVGIYGLDVTVNLVRPGYRVSKRDKATQKIPSNHRLTPEDAIAFLESTFDVTVEASDE; this is encoded by the coding sequence ATGAGCGAAGCCGAAGCCGACTTCCACGAGATGCGCGAACCCCGCGTCGAGAAAGTCGTCGTCCACATGGGCGTCGGCCGCGGTGGCCGCGACCTCGGCCGCGCCGAGGACATCATCGAGGCGGTCACGGACCAGCAGAGCGTCCGCACGCTGGCGAAGAAGACCGAACCCGAGTTCGGCATCCGCCAGGGCGAGCCGATCGGCACGAAGGTTACCCTTCGCGGCCGGGAGGCCCACGAGTTCCTCGAGACGGCGCTGCCGCTCGCGGAGCTCTCGGCGACGCAGTTCGACGACACCGGCAACTTCAGCTTCGGCGTCGAGGAACACACGGAGTTCCCGAGCCAGGAGTACGACCCGAACGTCGGGATCTACGGGCTTGACGTCACCGTCAACCTCGTCCGCCCCGGCTACCGGGTGAGCAAACGCGACAAAGCCACGCAGAAAATCCCGTCGAACCACCGACTGACGCCCGAGGACGCCATCGCGTTCCTCGAGTCGACGTTCGACGTGACCGTGGAGGCAAGCGATGAGTGA
- a CDS encoding 30S ribosomal protein S4e — protein MTKHQKRLSVPKSWPVERKTDTFTVKAAGGPHGEEGVPLVILLRDVLGYVDSKKEARYALSQDAILVNGDPINDERRPIGMFDIVAFPQREEYYRVFPDEGGRLALTEIDADSADSRLGKVKGKRQVTGDVTQLSLHDGTNITVDDDGYSTNDSVVIDNESKEIVAHFPYEEGALVTAVSGNHGGKIGELLEIDVTLGSGSNIVTVDSQREDDDGEFETVEEYVVVIDENFVGEDSSSEDASGETASMGDDE, from the coding sequence ATGACGAAACACCAGAAACGACTCTCGGTACCGAAGTCCTGGCCGGTCGAGCGAAAGACCGACACCTTCACCGTCAAGGCCGCCGGCGGCCCCCACGGTGAGGAGGGCGTTCCGCTTGTCATCCTCCTGCGGGACGTGCTCGGCTACGTCGACTCGAAGAAGGAAGCGCGCTACGCGCTCAGCCAGGACGCGATTCTGGTCAACGGCGATCCGATCAACGACGAGCGTCGGCCGATCGGAATGTTCGACATCGTCGCGTTCCCACAGCGCGAGGAGTACTACCGCGTCTTCCCCGACGAGGGCGGGCGCCTCGCGCTGACCGAGATCGACGCCGACTCGGCGGACAGCCGCCTCGGCAAGGTCAAGGGCAAGCGCCAGGTCACGGGCGACGTGACTCAGCTGTCGCTTCACGACGGGACGAACATCACCGTCGACGACGACGGCTACAGCACGAACGACTCCGTCGTGATCGACAACGAGAGCAAGGAGATCGTCGCACACTTCCCCTACGAGGAGGGTGCACTCGTGACGGCCGTCAGCGGTAACCACGGCGGCAAGATCGGCGAACTGCTCGAGATCGACGTCACACTCGGCAGCGGTTCGAACATCGTCACCGTCGACAGCCAACGGGAGGACGACGACGGCGAGTTCGAAACCGTCGAGGAGTACGTCGTCGTCATCGACGAGAACTTCGTGGGCGAGGACTCGTCCTCGGAAGACGCGAGCGGTGAAACCGCGAGCATGGGTGATGACGAATGA
- the rplX gene encoding 50S ribosomal protein L24: MSKQPRKQRNQTARAPLHQRHDQLNAALSEELRDEYDRRRTRVNAGDTVEVMRGDHAGSSGEVLTVDLTEEVIHVEGVTVETADGEEVPRPLEPSNVRITDLHLEDDRREARLEGDNE; the protein is encoded by the coding sequence ATGAGCAAACAACCACGCAAACAGCGAAATCAGACGGCGCGTGCCCCGCTACACCAGCGACACGACCAGCTCAACGCGGCGCTCTCCGAGGAGCTCCGCGACGAGTACGACCGGCGTCGCACCCGCGTCAACGCGGGCGACACGGTCGAGGTCATGCGCGGCGACCACGCCGGAAGCTCCGGCGAGGTGCTCACCGTCGACCTCACCGAGGAGGTCATCCACGTCGAGGGTGTGACGGTCGAGACGGCCGACGGCGAGGAGGTTCCTCGCCCGCTCGAGCCCTCGAACGTCCGCATCACCGACCTCCACCTGGAGGACGACCGACGCGAGGCACGCCTCGAAGGTGATAACGAATGA